The Novosphingobium kaempferiae genome includes a window with the following:
- a CDS encoding RND transporter produces MLRSRAWRGNAALLALALASAGCAGAGKDVASAPTPAGGTEASASPSVAAPAWWREAGDPVLATLVQQGLDISPEVICRIASLRQYDHQTAEDARRIGARLGRLLGDKSVKADPQIREDKVERVSTRKERLARQIALAYIEVRRLQQDVALRGSLSTQYKDNAEVAQFRREAGLASAIDGSLARSQDETAQGELGFAQGRLDEAMAQLARLVGEQPDALAAKLGSPGAIPDPPIDPLSIAPPEEPRRAALADTVLREARLTQALDEARRTVRDARVAYREGAGAFSTLYVTEAAALGVELALVDARAGRVTATFDLWSGKDGEWAREGLAPIVAPDPSATDPTITVTAPCD; encoded by the coding sequence ATGTTGAGATCACGTGCGTGGCGGGGCAATGCCGCGCTTCTGGCACTCGCTCTCGCATCTGCGGGTTGCGCGGGTGCAGGCAAGGACGTCGCCAGCGCACCGACGCCAGCCGGCGGAACGGAGGCAAGCGCGTCCCCGTCCGTTGCCGCGCCCGCATGGTGGCGCGAGGCAGGCGACCCTGTACTCGCAACGCTGGTTCAGCAAGGGCTGGACATCAGCCCTGAAGTCATCTGTCGCATCGCTTCGCTTCGCCAGTACGATCACCAGACCGCCGAAGACGCCAGGCGGATCGGCGCGAGGCTCGGCCGCTTGCTGGGCGACAAAAGTGTGAAGGCCGATCCCCAGATTCGGGAAGACAAGGTCGAGCGCGTATCGACCCGCAAGGAACGCCTCGCCCGACAGATCGCCCTCGCTTATATAGAGGTACGTCGCCTGCAGCAGGACGTCGCGCTGCGCGGCAGCTTGAGCACCCAGTACAAGGATAATGCGGAGGTCGCGCAGTTCCGGCGCGAGGCCGGGCTGGCTTCGGCGATCGACGGCTCGCTCGCGCGTTCGCAGGATGAGACGGCACAAGGCGAACTCGGCTTTGCGCAAGGACGGCTCGACGAAGCCATGGCACAGCTCGCAAGGCTGGTGGGCGAACAGCCCGACGCACTTGCCGCCAAGCTCGGCTCACCGGGCGCCATTCCCGATCCGCCGATTGACCCTCTGTCCATTGCCCCGCCGGAAGAGCCCCGTCGTGCAGCGCTCGCCGACACGGTGCTGCGCGAAGCGCGGCTGACGCAGGCGCTCGATGAAGCGCGCCGCACGGTCCGCGATGCCCGTGTCGCCTACCGCGAGGGAGCCGGAGCCTTCTCCACGCTTTATGTCACGGAGGCCGCCGCGCTGGGTGTCGAGCTTGCGCTGGTGGATGCGCGGGCAGGCAGGGTGACGGCCACGTTCGATCTCTGGTCCGGGAAGGACGGGGAATGGGC